The genomic stretch atttttgaaatttttaataatggatttaatctcattcaagttagtttcaattatttctgcaggtaaaaaaatctgggaagaaattaaatcaaattgacgtgtgacttcattttcaattggactcacaaaattcaaacttgagttatgaacactctcaaactgctgagcaagtgtttgagccttttgttcattggatacaagaaaacgttcaccatcttttaaaactggaataggctttgaaggtttcttaagaatcttcgacagcttccaaaaaggttttgaatatggtttcaatttttcaactttggtctcaaaattttgatttctcagaagagtaaatctatgtttaatctctttgtgtaaatctttataaataatttcaaaaacagggtcacgagaacgttgatattgacgtctgcggacatttttcaaacgaattagaagttgaagattttcgtcaattattgttgaatcgaatttcacttgagcctttggaacagaataattcctggcatcaacaattgcacatttggactattcggagacaaaatagaatagtatcctgaagaacaatcattgaataaaattttgccattggaattactttgagaattattccatgaacgatgtttagcgttaaagtcaccgattataaaaaacttcgaacgatttctggtgagtttttgtaaatcacctttaaaataatttttgtgctcgcgtgtgcattgaaatggtaaatatgctgcggcaataaataaaatcccaagttcagtttgaacttcaattcccaaagtttcaataactttcgtctcaagatgggggagagcacgatgtttgattcggcgatggataacaattgcaactccaccgccggaaccctgaatcctatcatatctatgaaccacgtaattgggatcatattttaattttatgttaggtttcaaaaatgtttcagtaataattgcaatatgcacattatttactgttaaaaaattataatGCTCACTCTCATTGGCTtccaatgagcgagcattccaatttaatattttaattgttttatttaaaatcattgctaaattttaaattagaaacaattttaatagtaaaatttgtgcctatttgaatggcttcaaacattgattttgcctgcaacatggcgttcataagatcgaacattgcctgttgcaaaaaagaaagtttacctgccgtaataggccccaggcagttgacattagaaaaaatattttcggcagcaatattagctggagtaataggtgtacaattattttctagcgtgttttgcttacccatattaacggtcattttcgaactaccaacactaggcggtataatgttcgaactacctgtaacctgtgcataagttaaacgggtatgtaaaggagtaggtaaactatgcgtcactggtacgcttggagaattttgttttgaagttggttttaattgagaaattgaattttgtttaccttgccttgccttagcaattgctaaacggactgggcattgataaaaatttgacatatggttgccgttacaattcgcacagcgaaaatttttactctctttcacaggacatgtgtcctttttgtgagaagagtctccacaattaagacatttttggtccatgttacagattttggaaccatggccataacgttggcaagtacggcattgggtgatatgcttttcacctccgccatacttcctataaatttcccactttacacgcacattatacaaagcatgtgctttttcaaaaaaatttaaattgttaacctcattgcggttaaaatgaattaaataatttacaagggaaattccagttctctgactgttatcgcctcgtgttttttgtttcattagaattacttgggtaggggctatgccaagtaattctgttaaagtaagtttgatctcatcaacggtttgatcgttggtgagtcCTTTAAATACGactttgaacggcttggcgctcttcgtgtcatatgtaaaaaatttctacatcttttcagttaaatactgaataagacgattacgaccctttatagagtcggctaataagcggcattcgcctctacgaccaatttgataggtaactttaacgtcagaaacaaacgttgaaagttcctttttgaaaatattgaattcagaagaaatagttaccacaataggtggaactttttccttttttaaagaattgacattttgtatagtttcattactcataacttccatttcaccagcttcttgctccggcaaaatatcaaaaggattgtcactacagacactcgaagtgtcagaaagagatgtctctcttttcctccccgcagcgatgcgaggtttctttttccgtccagccatttcaggtgatacgaaaaaagttaaaacaaatgttaaattcaaaagtaggtagtcttgagaaagactgatgggaaataactttcaggtagtctttaaaagacacactgacaaaacacaaactttgaagctataggcagtcaaagaccagtccacaagcaaccgaaaaaacgtctgatcgtaggacagttcaagacgcactgtagaAAAAGACATGTTTTCTAACAAGACATCACTGTTCAAGCCAGTTTTGTTCCTAATTAAGCATCTTGTTCAATATATTGTAATAGGTACGTAATGCATTAGAATAGTTTGTCAAGCAAATGGTAGTTCATTGGAACTCTTCCACAAAGGCTTTAgtagcagcattttttttcgtttcgtttATTTTGACACAGCAAGAAAGGGTTATTCAGCATGCTTGAGGGTTAcgattaaaaattgtttttttttaacctaAGCAAAAGCAATGTTACGGCATGTTCTCAATATTTTCTATATCTTATTCGTAAACTTTTCTCATTTCTACGTCGTGTTCAATAATATAATTCTATTGGCaacgatgaaaaatttatcCCAATGCTTCCAAAattcaattgataattttttttttcataaatctcgAGCTTTCTcaaaccaaacaataatcacgttgtcaagatgatgGGATTATTTTAGACTGGCCTGACAAGGTTGAGTACTTGGGACAAACCTCTCTTTAAACAAAACAATACACCTGATTCAgccgggcaagtgatttgtttaagcctAAAGCAAATGCGCTGCTGCTACTGCCACAACCCGCTACGTTACTGTCAATGTTGGACTGTCCGTCCGGTTCACCTTCCGCCTAACGAACGTAACTGATTTCACCAGAAACActtttttcattctttcatttAATTTAGACGAAAAAAATTCGCATTTAATGTTTGCAACCAGCGAAataacaccgatggtgctctcacacacgcaacgatataACCTAAGCGATTCCCATTGCTCGCTGTTGTGATTTTGCAACTGAACAGCCGAAAAACGACCAAAATCtattcatgctgattgattccATCGACTTCATGGATAAGAATCTTATGAACGCTCGACGAAAAGTAGTACCAGTGGTACAACCGAACCAATAATCGGGCTGTGTCTTAGCAGTGATACCGCAGCGTTGGATAGCTTCCAGATTTAATTTCAACTACTTTTTCGGCGTTTCCGTAAAATCTACCTGCCAGTGTTCGAGGTGGCTTATCAACATACTAGCCAAATTCTACCTTGAAACGTTTCTGTATCATCGTTTTAAGCTTCAGCATTGCTTCATGTGGGCATTTCTTGACTTGCAAACTAAAGAATGCGTTAAGAAAATATTCCAAAAACCTGATCCATCCATGTTGGGTACTCAAACCGAACTGAAACGTGTTTACATCAACTTGAAGTTTCTTCCGGCCAGCCAATACATGTcaagaaggaaaaaaaatccccGAATAATTCGAAAGGTTTGTCAAAGTTGTTGAAGTAATGTGCTGAAATCATCTGCTTTGAACAGCCGTGTCTATCCCCAAAGCTTTTTGAAATAAGCACAAGgaagtttcctttttttttcaacttgagCAGCAAGATCCATGCCGGGATCAATTTTGAGTGCTTCCAAAACGGTTACGGTttaaatttcacattttattaTCACCGTATATTTTTTTCCGGAGTTACTACCTTGTATatgaccttcaaactcttatAGCTTATCCACTATGTACAATTGGGACAAACTTTTGTTCGTATTTTTCGTTCTGAACAATTTAATCATTCAATATTTAAAGTATAATTGTGAAACGTTAATTTAAATTCAAGTGTAATTGCACCAGCCACGGAAAATGTGTTCAAATTGATCCCTATCTTTTCTATGATATGGAACAAATTCACCCGGCATTTGAATGAATGttctgaaaaagaaaaaaaaaataacgttgaaaaaattcaactctttttttttgtcaatataTATTTAGTGTTcatgttcagtttttttttcaatcaaaaaattgtttttcgcagtgtatatttttttccatctgtgaaaaatgctaacTTCTCTAAGCCAAatatacgtgtgcaaagtttcactcAAATAAATCAAAAGGTCGAAATTCGACCATAAGTCATTTGAGGTTATTCTGCACTTTcatgtttaattttttcatttactgAATCGTAGAACCACCCTCTGTCTGTAGACATGGTAGTGCTAATTAGCACACACAAATTAAACAACCTGTTTTTCACACATTGAACGAAGCAATTGCCAATTAAACTATGAATGAAATTATTCCTCTCATTTGCAAAGTATTTCTGCTTCCGTGTAGAACATTATCCAATCAACTTATGAACAGAGATTTTTCTTTCATGAAGTAAAAAGTTTCTTGCTatggaaaaaaaacatttacttTGAGTATTTCATCGGTAGCAAATTTACACGTTTACAATAATTTAGCCTTATTCTTTCGGTAGCACACAAACATGTCGTACGCCGTATCGCACGGATTTGTCCGACGTGTATCGCATTTTTCCACCAGCTTCTTCGCTTGTTCTTCCTCCACCACCTTGGTCAGGAACTGGGTCAATTTATCCTTCTGCACTTCGCCTTTTTCGTTCATCAGACGCAATCGTTGAAAGAAGCATTGCACGTAGCACTGAaatcaaacaaatatttaaGTGACAGAAAATTTCCAGTAGGCTTTTTGTTTGGTGTCGAGTCAAACCTTGGTGGGTTGATCGGGGGAGGCGATCTCATCTCCACTCTGCAGCTTTTTGGCAGAAGATTCCGTAATACCGCTTGCTTCGATGCAGTGTAGTTTGTAACCTTCGATGTCGGGCAGTTTGGTGATATCTTGCTGAGACGACAAGGTCTGAAAATTACAATCAAATTAGTAACGTTTTTCATAAGGCTGATCTTTGTCAACTAACCACCAAATAGGCTAGTAAAACAGCAACAGCCGTGGAAGTTATCAACTTGAATGATCTCATTCTGCCTCGAGCTGTTGAAAGCGAATTGTTTAGTATTTTAAACGAATCCGAACTGAACAACTGCGCGCTGCGAGCACTACTGCGAAGATAAAGTGTTGATGATTCGGAAGGTTCCCCAGCTGGGTGCTAGGGTGGCTCGTTTAAATTCAATTGTTTGTCTCTTACAAACGGACGCACTCCGGACAGTGCATCACTCGGTTCGACTCACAGCAGCGAGGCGTCAAAACAAACCATTAGAGAGCTACTTTTATGAGCaaattattgttgaactttATGAGCCCATAAAAGCATACGTCCCTCGACCCTCTGGGTGGTATCAGGTTCCGCCTGCCCGCGTCTTTTGGTGTGTACTTTTTAACTGTCAAAAAAGAGCGCGCCAATGTCAAACTACCTCCAGCGAGGCATCCTCTTCCAGTGTTTTTATTGCACCTAAATGGGTTTTTTGATGACCGACATTCAATACTTGTGAACTTGTTGTGGGGCCTGTGTGTAACTTCGAACGTGTTACTTGTGGCGGTACAGAACTGATTTGATTCATCTGAGATTCAAGCACATATTACAGAAGTGTGATTGTTTTGGTGGctgtttttattcattcattagaAAAATAATGAGACTCCAAAAGTCAGATTGGCTTGTTGGAAACCGGCTTAAAGGTGACAAAGTACCTGATGAACATAGAGTCTCCTTAAGCGGCAGTTCCGTTCACTGgtatcggagctgcaggcaatgacgtagCGTAATGATgtacgacgagacctatcttacCCTGTAAGGTATTGCTGAgactgacaatcagcgaaaagGACATGTCAAAGTCGCTCTTCGTTCGCTCCAGActagccgtgaacggggaaactTATAGTACGAAATGCccgccggaagttgcgtcgttcttcAAGAAATACTGGTCCGcctactactcgaagcaatcgttggagcagatggagcggctgaatgtGGAATGGTACCCAAGTCGGTGAGCCCGACCAACGTCCCCTAGCTGCGTCCCATTGAGAATTTATGGGCAAACCTAAGATCTACtctaacaattttgtcgcgaaaactgaagagaaagtgataaagaaaatagagaaagaaacacgcatgttttcgtccgccatggccaGGAGGCCGCTTGATGGGGTATTTATATGTAGCTAGATTTTGGAATAGAATCTTTCGATAAGCCAAACTCAAGtttttgagaagaaaaaaaggatGGTGTTGAATTTGTTATATTATTATTGAACATGACGTAGGAATGAGAATAGTTTTCAACGAATAGGAACTAGAAAATATTGAGAACATGTCGTAACATTGGTTTTGCCTAGATTAAAAACCTAAGAAATTTTTAATGGCAGCGCTCTCAAGCTTTCCGACTAGGCCTCTTTCTCGCTAAATGCATAAGTTAACGAAGTTACTAATACGTAATCCCCTTGTGTTTTAAACAAAAAgtgatgaaaatttaaaaaatgctaCTACTAATGGATTTGTGGAAGAGTTGCAATAAACTACACTTGCTAGAATGAAAGCGCTACCTACCAGAGAAGATTGAACAAGTTCGCTTTATTAGGAACAAAACCTGTTTGAACAGTGATGTCTTGCAAGAAAAGATATCTTCTACTGTATCAAGGTTCGCAGCTGATTatgtaaagggtgatttttttgctatttggtttttcgtgtattcagatttgacagttcacgcagGAATTCTGACAACtttcaaagtctaatgtactcagtttggtttgccatttcaccataaACAGATTTACGCCTgtacaacgcttacaaataatcgaattttattaacagaattcgtcctctgtgaaaaatttttttcgcgcatttttaccgaaaaattgtgtttagtGACGaggctcatttctggttaaatgggtatgttaatgaGCAAAATTGCCGCTTTTGAAttgaagagcaaccagaggcaatacaagaatcgccaatgcacccagaaaaatgcacggtttggtgcggtttaaaCGCTGGAGgtatcattggtccgtacttcttcaaagatgatcaacgTTACGGTCAGTGGCAGCGTTatggtcaatggcgctcgctatcgcgcgatgatttctgatttttttttgccggaaatggaagagctgggtcttgttgacatgtggtttcagcaagaccgagcaacgtgccacacatcgtgcgaatcaatggacatattgcggaatgagttcggtgagcaattcatctcatgaaatggaccggtgaattggccgcctagatcatgcgatttaagaccgctagattattttttgtggggctacgttaagtctctcgtctatgcggataagctaACAACAATTCcggccttggaagacaacattacacgcgttattcgcgagataccagccgaaatgctcgaaaaagtgactttTCGTTTGGACCATTTAAAatgtagccgtggccaacatttgaatgaaattatctttaaaaagtaaatggcataaaccaatttatcggctcaaataaaaatttaatacagttttgaaatttttatgcgtttttatttaaaagaaaaaccaaattcttaaaaaatcactctTTATTATGGtatgattattttcttttttcgataGAATCTGTGTGCTATCATTTAATGGTAGAGTACTGCAGCTTAGCGTTtttaaatagtaggagggtggtatccaagacacgaccgcatagttgacgtaggactacaataatttatatttttattttgaagctatgtagtttgcttgatttactTTAACCAATTCAGGCttaacatcttccaaaagaaaGGCTTTGGTTCAAGTATGTAGGTCgccagcccaaattcatcaagcgacacctcaaacgacttggaactaaaactagttcattggtggccatttctactgttaaaatcgtctttgaccatttaaaaagtaaaaatgtcaagaaaaaagggccgttcattattggcatggttcgaatatggcaacagaaaaaattctggcgtgttgccaaaatcgaacgaggtctgtattttgattatttctttgcagcactctatcttagaaaaaaaaaaaaatattctctttaacatttacaatggtccagaaaccaaatttagggggaaattttggtcaccctaatttttgatactttttcaataagcgcttcaacatatgtaacaacttcgtagaagaaagtttttctctaaaatattgctatagagctctagacccaaatttccccctaaatttggtttctggaccgttgatgaatacctttcattctaatacagtgagttttctttaatacgcgaaaaggcaaccttctataaaatatttaattgagtaggATTAAGtagaaattaataaaattttttCCTACAAGCTCgtagaaaaaatattgataacgaattacagttttagtagaaaatgtatattcatagaaactttgaaattgacatagaattttatgaacatgttgacattcaattcaggtcaatttaaacattttatcagtatgcaaaatcaatcagaaaaaaggggggggggctagagtgatgcacaacattagcctcagcaattaatgtttgcatagcgttcttcaattacaagtaaggttatggaaagtagagttttcttgcaaatgctaatgcaaaaaaaaattcgattgaaaaatacaaaaactaatgtcggaactcttATATCAAGAagagcgtattttgcggcacttgaaaaattatattgagttctgatatttgctgctatacgaaacaacaagaagaagaagacaattctaatggcaattcgattgtgttccacgccccactgtgcgtcaacagcagcaatgtagttttcacttggcttgactgcattaaaatgaatatcgagtttttttgcactgatagacgacgagtaaccagcgctctgtttatacattgctcggtgcagtactgttgcctgtgtcatcatattctccttcaagacatcagtttgattaacattaacatatttgttaacagcagaacgtaatactgtctgatagtggaggtggttacgaactttccgaaaaagcttcaccttcaagacatcaaaatagtctaggctcatggaagctaacattagttgacctattgggacggggaaattctgtcaatttttttttttgccactgctatacaggatatcacaaaAGGCAGTTggagcagaatcatttcaaatcgcctggaaatacgcgaaaatttaatcgaccatttttgatatgaatgaaactttgcacacgtgtttggcttagcaaactgagcatttttcacaggtggagagattttttacacccatgagttacattctaaaagggagtatgccttttggcataggttttatttgaagcattgtagcccagaaaccgttggttgtatagaaaactgtccgagaatgagttgtagcgaatcgaaaatgcatcataaaaaaatatatactgtacaaaaaaatttttttttgaccaaaaaaaattaaaaataaacattaaatttcaattgaaaaaataagagttgaatttttttttaatttttttttaaaggaactcgacgttaatacgcaactttaaaaaaaaagtccaggatgga from Wyeomyia smithii strain HCP4-BCI-WySm-NY-G18 chromosome 3, ASM2978416v1, whole genome shotgun sequence encodes the following:
- the LOC129726523 gene encoding B1 protein-like, whose translation is MRSFKLITSTAVAVLLAYLVTLSSQQDITKLPDIEGYKLHCIEASGITESSAKKLQSGDEIASPDQPTKCYVQCFFQRLRLMNEKGEVQKDKLTQFLTKVVEEEQAKKLVEKCDTRRTNPCDTAYDMFVCYRKNKAKLL